The genomic interval GAAAATAGCCAAGTCCTGCGTTTGGCcttagaaatatataattagctGATCATCTAGAGTTGTTTCTCAATTATCCatgcctgcatgcatgcagtatccCTCTCCTctggttatatatataaacatgtataTATCGATGATTTCGACGATCAGTACATGTGgtttatacacacacacacacacacacacacacacacacacacacacacacatatatatatatatacatatccatacattttttatatttctgtATAAGGCCGGAAAGTTGTATAGTACTGGTACATTAATAAAGCGTTAATTGTTCATTGTTTGATTATTACCGAGTTTACAGTACCTCGCgtttcttttatatatcatgtgcgtgtatgtgtgtgtgtgtgtgtgtgtgtgtgtgtgtgtgtgtgtgtgtgtgtatataggAGTTAGCATGATAGTGGTATTGTTGTTAGAATTAAAGCTTCGGTTAAGAATTCATGAAGTGATGCCAATTAATACTCCGGTATTCATGATTCCACTATCGAtcgacaatatatatattatactgcTGCCTCCATTTTCAATGGTGCACACATTTTTTGGGGTCAGGCCAGCAGGGTCCTCCACAAAGTgcactagctatatatatacatatctatatatatatatatatatatatatatatatatatatatatatatatggctcaGGAATAATTGCTAGCTTGAGATCGATCCATCATAATTCTGAAAATCCttgcaataattttatttcacttgtacGTTAtagcttacatatatatatatatatattatatataattttagtttttttttaattgcagtacttcaatattactaaataaatgacaatgaatattaatataaattttcaccAAGTAGCTGCTAGGaagcaatattttattttataaggatggttggaaaaaaagaaaataataataattacctAAAGAGGTTTTATGAGCCAAGTATTGTCTTCAACATAGTGAGTCCCAATAAAAGGCTCAGCCTCTTCATTGGTGAGCATTCTAGCCCAAGGCACTCTTCCTGTTGAGTTGGCTCCTGGTCCACTACATTTGTATTCTCCATAATACACTCCTCTGCAACAACCCCAAAGAATATATAGATTATGCGCAAGAACTGATCACTAACTTTTAATGAATCATTTGATCATATTTGATTTTCCAAGAGTagtagtgctatatatatatatatacacttacgAATCCCGCTTTTGATCACCCCAATCACTCCACCCTTGGGGAAGAACAACCTTGTCCAAGAATGTGTATGAGAAAACCACCCTGGAATACTCACCCCATGCTCTGCCAAGGTAAACCTGGCCACTCCCTGTTACTACACTGTCTTTGAACGAAAACCCACTTCCCAATGAGGCATTGCTCTGCTTTTGGGCTGTGAGGGAGGCCACCTTCTTTGCAATGGAGTTTAAATAGCCGTTCTGCATGATGTGAAAAACCTTCAAAACATTTTAAACTACTCTTTAATTATCAGTATAatgcatgcattcatcatatttAGTCAACAAGTTGTTTTAGTACATGTGTAGGCTTTTTATCTGAACATAGttaatattctaatttaaaCATGTTATCAACCTAGTTATATATTCAAGTCAATATATAGCGTGCCATTGTGCAGAGAGTATTCAACAGACTGAGAATCAATACTCGATCTCCCTTACGTACATAAATGCATGGTTAGCCCCACACACACGTGTATATCTCATACgtacccacacacacacacacacatggatatatatatatatatatatatatatatatatatatatccatgttGTTCATTTGGGTGATGTTGTTCATTTGCAAgtctatatatatcatgtgtataTCTCATAcatacccacacacacacacacacacacatggatatatatatatatatacacatgagaGGGAAGGGGCTTAGACATGTAGTTGGCCATCGACGGTTATTACTATCACAATCAAACATTATTGGTCCAGTcttgataaatacatatatatacatatatatatatatatatatatcaatacacatTACAACCTTAAGACAAAAAACTAGGGATGGAGTAGCTAGCGTCCTCATCGATACTTGACTCACGTTAATTCATATAGCTACCTCCCCCcggtttaaaatttttttgggacatATGGCATCATATGATGTCATAAACATTGTAGCTCCCATATAAGTTTTGTTAGCCAATTATCCTTGAAAATGGCTTCGAGTTTAAACCTTCTGAGATGCCTAGCTAGCCACATTCATAAATCTGATTCAAGTTAACTTGTACTTTTCCTATCCCAACATTTGGCCTATGGTGAGTTTTTCATcgaacttatatatttaaagtcTCTGCTGACCTAACTTTCTTCCCCACCATGTCTTTGtttagatggacaaaagttggatgacTTCTACAAAGAGACGCGTTGGTCGAAGAAAAAGAATGCATTTGTATCACCTGCTACAAAAACTACTTATGTGAGTAGTACAGAAACAACCGTTGGGATCTATGTTTCTTTCTATACgtgataaatattaacatagCACTAGCTTTAAATTTGTTTCTAATCGTTGCTTTGTCAATGTGCAGAAGGAGATGCAAGGTAGGTTAGATGGCCTAGGACCAGAGCAACGTAGTGATGAGGCAGCAGCGACTGTCTTTAGGGAGGTTCTTGGCCATCGACCTGGATATGCACGGGGACTTGGGGAAATGGTCATCCCCGAGTCAAGTAGACAATGTGACAAACTTCAAATGCAACAATACATGTCTGAGGCtgaaaagcacaagaaagatTCTGAACAATATAAGAAGGATGCTGAACAATATAAGAAGGATGCTGAAGCTTACAAGAGTTAGCTGGATGAAATGAGGACAGAGTTGCGGGAGCTGAGGGAGCATCAGATACAAAATGACAATCTGATGCAGTCTTTCTTTAGGGCTTTCCCGTCGTTCACTGAGTCAATTCGACAGACTCAGTGTAACGATTCCCCCGGCCCATAAGGGGCTTCTCATAGAAGGGCACattttttgggtggttttttGTGACACCGGGGAGATATGAAGTTAGGGTGTCGATGTGTTGTGCTTTTGGGTGGTTTTTGTACTTAGTCTATACGACActgggctatatatatatatatatagtattatatatatatatatatttatataaatcttggaTCTATGTCTACACCGGGGAACTCTTGGATCTCTCATGGTCTGCAAATGGGGTTAGTATCATTTGGAGTTATCCACCATAAAATCTACTTGTACAAGTGAAGTGTTCAATATATTTCTAGCAACTTGGTTTCCCAAACCCGATGAATATtaatgctattttattttgCCACAGTTGCTCCTGTCGTCCTCTGTCGAGAAGAATATCTACGTACACTCAGCTAGTGGGATGTGACAGCTGCCTAAGGatcttttctcaaaatattctaTGGTTAGCCTCTTGCTAATTGTTTGCTTGTATCTTTTAAGTGTACTAGTTCGATATGGGTGTTTTTCTCCATATTTATTTCcaagaattaaataaatgaccAAACAAAGATTCTATTAAAATCCCAAAAGGTATAGCCCAAGCACATGAGTAGTATACAACATGAACTCTTGATTAGGAACAGGAAAAGAGATGATTAAATCATGAAAACTCAGCCCATTACAATCTATAGTAGTTACACATATTTTGCAAGTCTTCAGTGTCGCTTGTACTTATCTTCAAATGTCTATAATTAATTTCCCTTATAATACCACACACTTGCCAAATAGGGACCATTTTTCGCATTGGTGCCATATGGGGTTGCCATATAAGTGGTTTGTAAATTGGTATGATCTCAGTCTGTTCTTGGACATCTATGGTTTGAGTCGACGATTTAGTCCCAGTGTTTACTGCTATGATTGGTGCAGTGACAATGAAATGACTTTTAATCCCGTGGATGATAACTACATTTTATGAAATTCTGATGATGGACATGCTACTTGAATGTTCAGTACAAATGGCTTGCGACGAGAGGTGTAGATCTCAAGACAAGTTCTATGGCTGCCAaattatgatttcttttttttcttttttttttttggcaggaACATTTACATGGGCTAGGGCTGAGAATGGAGAAAAGCAATAGGAGATTAAGCTAGTGATAGATCATGATATGAATTAATTTCATGCTATCAACCCGATGGATTCGAATGAAGTGATTTTGTGTGTCTTTGTTTGTTATTAACATACAATTTTATAGCTTTGTTATTATTGATACTGTTGGGATAATGGGCTTGTCTTCAtgagaatttatttatatttgctttcataattaattatcttgttgtatttctatataataacttcttttttattgtcaatTACGGAGCGGAGAAAAttacatttgaacataaaaagTGAGGCCATTCAAATATTGGCTAAATACCCATTCgattgtttattataatatGTCTAAGTTTTAACAATAGAATGTTcagttgtaaaaataataggaagattACAATATCTATTTCCATAAAGATTTGGggatcaaattattattatttttttatattttaaatggaatTATTGGTATTCAAACAACTATTAAGGATGAAGAAATTTCGTcctaaaaaattatgtttaaacgATATTATTGGCGTTTGAGCACATATTAGCTTGGGATGGAAAACTTTTTGTCAAAAAATCCATCTCAAAGAAAATCTTTTGAGaccaaattttgaattttgaccaaaaatgatttttggcaCGGAACTTTTGGAACAAATTGGGGATGGAATTGTTTTCGTCTGCCTCGTTTGTATTCAGGAAACTTATCAATTCTtgtcatctcatctaatcattacaatttttttaaatttcaatacaaaataaaataaacaattcaaaatttttaaatctcaaaacaaaaataatattaaaaaatatattctaacaatattgtaatcaacttttaaactttaatctcaactcatctcatctatgaaaataaatgagcCGTAATTTTGGAGgtgaaatgaaaagtttttggAACAAAAATACTTGTCCttctaaaagaaattttattgcaGTAATTTTCATTATTCCACGATATGGTACGAAATGATGGatagataagtaaaaaataataaatagtttttcaGTCCTTGATTGTTACATTagagatgatgaaaaaaattaataataagtgacattttttttctttaaaattgagAATCTTACTATAATAGCAATAGATAAACACACGGCTTCAAAATTTTCACTCATAATTGTTCAAATTCAGGACGTTGTTGATTTGAGACTGACTTTAACTTTTCCTTTTTACTGAACAGCGAAAGCTACGTTTGGAACATGAAAGCAGCTGAGTCCATATGAGCTGAGTTCAAATTTAAGCCTAACCTAATATCTAATAACATAATTCTCAAGTcactaaatattatttaactcaagatCTATTTACACGTgggattcataatttttttcaactcaacaatTCTTTACACGCGAGatttacaacattttttaacttcttataaatacatttaaacatctaaatatatctaaacttaaCTTAAGTAGATctcaaaaaattcataatatcatctcaactcactactatttataaaaaatttaacttattttaactcagttcaacatataaacacaacctaaatagAGGGTCTGGACCGGACCAAGTCAGGTGAGAACCCCAAGGCCACGAAGAAAGTTGACAGATAAGGTTGTATCAACTTTTTGCTTTTGTAacttttgtaaaagaaaaatgcatcttttattttggttttgaatttattttttcacttatttttttaataatgatatttgtacaactattttacaatatattctataattaattaactaatataacAGAACAACTTCCTAAAAATAGttgaattttaaaacataaataaaatttaattgtaaaataattgtataaaaagtAATGTGTAtcatcactcttttatttttatcactttaatggtattgctaaaaaaattacaattgaagaAGTTAATCCTATATAAAATATGCGGACCCCCTCAAAATTATAATCTCGGCTTTGTCCCTAATAGGGGTTCAAGTTTTGCTCATCTCATTGCCAAGAAAACCCATTACAAATTAGGGAGTGActtaggctgcgtttagatgttgagctaaTCTGAgctgagttctttataaataacaGTGAGTTGAGTAGGTGGAGTGAGTTATGTGAGGtccatctaaaatgagtttagatgtgtttggatggtaaaatgagtttggtactatttatgaaaaattgaaaaatgttgtgggtcccacgtataaagatatgttgagttgaaaaaagttgtgaatcTCACGTGTaatgaagttttgagttgagatgagtttgataatttgagagttgggtgtttggatgttagactcaggtTAAAATTAGACTAGACTGAATTGATCTTagctgagtcttgcaaccaaacagAACCTTAGTCCGGTGCAATAAAGCTCCCTTTTTAAACCTACCAATTGAAAACTTACACGTAATATTTTCattgatttaaatatatatatatatatatatatatatatatatataaaagatgtgCCCAATCTTACCTTCTTATTGTCTTCTTCACCATGGATATATATGGCGAGGGATGCTATTTAGCATCCCACACCAcgcattttatatattttaataatattttttatttttattattttttattcttgttaaactaattgagttgttcttcttatcatctatacactatatatttcttatacgaaaaataaaagaaaattgaaatagatGTGGTATGTAATGTGTGAGGATGAtaattagaattatttattttgaattggGTATTTGGTTGAACTCAATACTCTTAGTCATGGAGATCATGGGGTATGAAGAATTAGGCAGTAGGAATGCAATTTTGATGAAGACGACAAGGAGTGTAAACATCATGATGGAACAACaactaaattaataatagaaaatcTTGCGCTGAGAAAAAAACCCTATTCTTgctctctcccttttctctctacaCAATCCCCCTAAAAAAACTCAGGCCAGAGGAGGGGTTGGAActttggctcctccctccctccctctccatTCCTCCCTCATCCCTCCCCCCTCTCCTCTCTTGTTTTTCCTTTATTGttctggttttatttttattttttcgttcACAGTAGGGTGAAATACAGATATGTAGTTCTCCGGAGCCAGGTGACCACCACGTTCCCCACCGCAAGATTCCTAAGGCGCCAATCCTTCAGACGGACAAATAATCTCATCAAACAGAGTGGCGCGTGAGCCACACGCGAGGCCCAAAGTGCACACGTAACATCCACGCGTCACCGCAAGGGGAGCTCTATCGCTGCCACGCACAGCTTTTCTAGGACCTGGTCCATCGGTTTCTTCATACCTGATTCTCCACAGCACTTCCAGGGTGGCGCGTGTCCCTCACGTACCAAGTCACGTACTTCCAGGgtgtttgcatttttttatttcctctaaggTTGAAAATGAGGATTTACAGCTTTCCAAGCTGTAATCCGTTATTTTCTCATGTATCGTTTACGTTTTTTATTATCTCTtttgttttaggttaaaaaaaatatacatagtCTCTTGGATTTTGTCCATAGAGTGTGTCCTCTACTCCGTCTTAGACAGAGTGTGGGGTTGTTTAATTCTGTCTTAGGACAGAATGTGGAGTTTCTTAAATCTGTCTTAAGACAGAGTGTTGTCTCTCAGACaatttgtctgtagagagttacAGCAATGGACTAGACCATGttagtcacaaagaaatttgtgtattgagtagtcttaaaagcagtagTTGGCTTGTATTCTGTATATCTCAGGTCAAAATTGTAATGTCTCGTTATGAATAAATGGAGTTTGttctaccttaaaaaaaaaacaactaaatTAATGGAACAAGATTATTCTGAACCAAGCATTGTATACAAATCAATTCAATGTGGAGAAAATTAACATATTAGGGTTATTCCTGGCAGCTAATGTCAAGAAGTTTTTTTAAGCCAATTATTGTATGGTAATTGAGGTGCTATGTGGCTCAAAATGTCCAAGGAGGTGcaacattttcattatttttgggTAAGTTTTATTGAACCTTGTTGAGCTACAACAAATCTTCTTGTTTCAATAGGCTCAAATTTGCCTCACCTAGTGAGTCTCTTGCTTGGTTGCTTATTTTGCTTATAGTTATCTATTAAATttggtataattttatttgtaagattgaaaatttatttttgaaatcaagTTATGCAACGTGGATGGTATGTAGTGTAAAAACTtgtaaatatagaaaaataatatttcacgAGTAATATAAATAATGACATAAtgttcttaatatatatatatatatataaattaattaaaaaacatgGCCATCCAATTCTTCTCATAGGAGACCTAGGCCAACATGTTTGGTTTTGGGACAACCAGATTGATGTTAAGAAATTTTCATAATGATAATTAGTCAGCACATGTAAGGCCCAGTATTTGTGAGGCTCGGATCATGCACAAAGGCCTAGCCCTTTCCTTGGAGGAGTgcgaaacggcgccgtttaggGGTAAGTTTCCCTCCTTCCTCAACCTTTTCTCCCCGATTCTTTCTCCCTCGTTTCTCTCTTTCGATTTTTGGTTTCCCtcgtgtctctctctctcacgttaCCCACTTCCCTTCTCGTTTCCATCTCTTGTTTTCGTTGGTTCTGTTTCGTGAGTCCGAATCTCATGCCCTaaatttcctccatttttcttttccctcaaaATCGGTTCTCACTCTATCGATCCCTCCAATTCTGCAGATTAATgtgcctctctctctcgcgtACCTCTATTTTCTCTTCAGATGCGGCTTTTCCTCTTCCACTTGGTAATCTTTTGCCTACAGgtatctctttctccctctcttttattCGACATTTAAGACTCTGAACTACAACCCTCTCAACCggccctctctttctcatcactTGCAGATTTGTTTTTGCTTTGTGGTTTTTGGTATTGCGTTTTCGTGGGTCCCCGAATTTGTTTTCCGTGTAACCGTTGAAGCCATCACTGGAGAAGTTAGCTTTTGCGGGTAGGCCATTCTCGTTCTCGGTATCTTACGCACGCACACACACTTTCACTTCAAGTCAGTTTATTTCACTCCAatgtaatatttgaaatatgtaGTTCGTGAGCTCTCGGGCATTTTTGTGTGTAAGCAAACACCTTGTGTTGGAATGATCTTGGAGTGTTGGATTATTTTGGGTTGGACGTGCAGTAAACCAAATGGATACTCGGGATTAAGTAGTGGTTGTTTTTGTACTATTCGAATTTTTATACGACCGTTGGAGTGGAGGTTAAATTATTTGGAGTtacattattgttgttttggttgagttgttAGTGATTGCTTGCAGTTAGGGGCCATTGAAGTGGGgttgatattttgattatttgtgttCGACGTTGACTTTGGTGGGTGAATAGGTCAATATCAAAATTagtatatggtattttgggttgaagtgcgggctgtccagattattatatggttgttttagtgagttgtttttgctataatatgatttgggattatgggttttaattatttagatagaagttgtgtcaattGTCTTTTAACacttagtgtatattttgttCCTATCAATAGGTGACGAAATCATTAGAGGTCGTTTTCAAGACATAGATAATActctgcaggagtcaggtaagcgggattcctatactaggttttacacgaattattgagactgaggttgactttttgaaaaccttacgtattttgtgatgaaatgagaacttaggaaaaaccaacctcggtcacttatttgcactactcatgaaatctgtacgaaaaaggaaaaatattttctgacatgcattgtgtagacatgagttaaattttgtcatgctgtctctgaaatctaaaaaagagcgatattgagaatctgaaaaattgtgcattgatttagaaagatgctccgacttttgttttcagtatgtgagaatgatctgattatattttggtactctgttttgttttgatatggcatctgaaaacctttggcatagtgtactgattttgtatctgactatatctctgctctgctctgttatgctctgctctatttgggttggtaccaacttctctgtctctgagtgcacccactttggaaacaaagtggttttattgtggtctttcatgTGTACACACTTgcggctccgagaagaataagagaaagatttcacctctgtctttgcccggtttggccactggggatagcacaatcctaccacgggggtgaaacatggtctctgctctgtaagatgctctattttgatgtggtgatgatgctcaggttatgttatgtcaaagtACTAtaggttttacttgtcttaaaatcatcgctctattacttttaaaaacatgttttgttctgcatgataactctggaaaacattttgttctgcatactgtactttgtaaatgttcatgtttgcatgctagcatatgtcctctgcttactgagttgttgataactcaccccttatctctaaatatttttcagataattttgatggttcagctagtgaacaagagtaggaagttttagtaagatgcgatgatcgtagtggaataagtaacTGAGGGTACAAGTTTATTGGAGAGTCTTTTTAGTAGGTTTATCATTTTCGGAttttgaataaatggatttgtacttttttggaaattttggagtatttaaatatgttatggaAGTTGGATTTAGGTTACATGAGCTAACTCTTCGGATTtctgggaacggggcgttacagcaCACGTGTGATGCCATGATAGCCGAGAATTAAAAATGCTTCTCATTTTAGTTGATGAAAACTACCAATCAGTTATGTAGCTAAAGCTGAAAAATGTGATTATGAAGAAGTGTTTTGGGCTAGTGGGACATCCAAAGTGCATGGAGCTACGTACCCTCTGCTGCATGGTAGTGGATTCTTTACTTCCCTAGTGCACTAACCACTATGTTGGGAGCATCCACAAGTAATTATTATCCTCCACTCATTAAATACACTATCCACATGGCAGAGATGATAAATTATAAAGTGTTAATTAAATACAGTAATAGATAGGGTCTTTTTGTTGTAAATTCCACCCTAACTGTATTTTTTAGCTGCAAAAGAATCTGTCAAATGGTTAACTTATGTATCTCTCCAAATGGTATATTTTAGATTGCTGCATCTTAGATACTTCATTTAGATTCAGATAAAACTGTTAAGTTATATGTGTCCAGATTTGCCATGTCATGTTTATTATTGACCACATGCCTACAATAATTACTCACAGGTTTGGTATCCATTACCATGCAGAAAATCTTAgagatttacaattttatacCAAGAGCAAGGTTACAGTAGAGGATTTTGTTaagacatgtttttttttttgggacaacCAGATTAATGTTAAGACATTTTCATAATGATAAGTCACGGCACGTGTAATTCCATGATAGGTCTTGAGTTTAAATTAGGTGTTGAATATTAATGCTTGGTCCCGCATCCAGCTACCGTGAGTAATGCTGTGATAGGTGAAATCAACGAAAcgtcaaataataataaaactatgTACGTTCTTGATCGTTGACTCAGTCCAGGACTATAAACTACGAGTCTACGACTTTTgtggaaacaaaaaagaacagaGTCCTCGCTTCATCAAGTGATCTTACTTAGAAGTTAGAGACGGTGCGCGGCGACCAAAACCGAAAGCGTTTGTTCGTTTGGGTAAGCAAaacattctctcttttttattctgTTCCATAATATTctgctttattattttaacttattgagaatcatttgttatgtttttaggCTTACTCACTGTAATAAAAAAGAGTATTTAcgacaaattatttataaaaaaaaaatgactaattaGCCCGTCGTCTATATCTATGGATCTAattccatgcatatatatatatatatgtgtgtgtgtgtgcgctaTCTGGACCTCTTTGCtttgaatattgagatattaatttattaggatATTGACATTTTTATCAATAGTTAGTTCATCAGCTAACACTCAACTCGTtgcatacaaaataaattcacgGCAGCTTGCTTGTTGATTTGGGTATTTATTTTTCTAGCTAGgtgatctataaataatatataatatgatatggttAATTTACTTTGAAT from Juglans microcarpa x Juglans regia isolate MS1-56 chromosome 4S, Jm3101_v1.0, whole genome shotgun sequence carries:
- the LOC121261922 gene encoding probable pectinesterase 53 isoform X1, producing MQNGYLNSIAKKVASLTAQKQSNASLGSGFSFKDSVVTGSGQVYLGRAWGEYSRVVFSYTFLDKVVLPQGWSDWGDQKRDSGVYYGEYKCSGPGANSTGRVPWARMLTNEEAEPFIGTHYVEDNTWLIKPL
- the LOC121261922 gene encoding uncharacterized protein LOC121261922 isoform X2 — encoded protein: MQNGYLNSIAKKVASLTAQKQSNASLGSGFSFKDSVVTGSGQVYLGRAWEECIMENTNVVDQEPTQQEECLGLECSPMKRLSLLLGLTMLKTILGS